In Paenibacillus sp. 1781tsa1, one DNA window encodes the following:
- the mreC gene encoding rod shape-determining protein MreC, translating into MFELFKLLGNKRLFVLLVGLVTFIALMGFTLSPRTTLSWPEKFLKDSVGFVQYVFYKPASYVAGFFKDVANMRTVYDENEELRIAMGHYTRDRLKYNDMEQVNEQLQKALNFTEEQKNRYNYGSRIAQVISANSDPNSRTINIDIGENAGIKPGMAVTSQEGLVGVISHVSSYTSTVNLLTSMDANDPTSNAIAATAVGKEKVFGMIESYDPKTGMLKMTKISEDSNIQKDDEIISSGIINNFPKYMRIGKVKSVEKSEYGLTKTATIEPYASFLDWKELIVIIPPEVKE; encoded by the coding sequence GTGTTCGAACTGTTTAAACTGCTAGGCAACAAAAGACTTTTTGTTTTGCTGGTGGGCCTTGTTACATTTATCGCGTTAATGGGCTTTACGCTCAGTCCGCGAACCACTCTATCCTGGCCGGAGAAATTCCTGAAGGATTCAGTTGGATTTGTACAATACGTATTTTACAAGCCCGCTTCTTATGTAGCGGGCTTTTTCAAAGATGTAGCGAACATGCGTACGGTATATGATGAGAATGAAGAGCTTCGCATCGCGATGGGTCACTATACCCGGGATCGGCTGAAGTACAATGATATGGAGCAAGTGAATGAGCAGCTTCAGAAAGCGCTCAATTTCACCGAAGAACAGAAGAATCGGTATAATTACGGTTCACGAATTGCTCAGGTTATCAGTGCCAATTCAGATCCGAATAGCAGAACCATTAACATTGATATCGGTGAAAATGCGGGAATTAAGCCGGGTATGGCCGTAACCTCGCAGGAAGGGCTAGTCGGCGTGATTAGTCATGTCAGCTCCTATACATCAACAGTTAATCTGTTAACGTCCATGGACGCCAATGATCCAACATCCAATGCCATTGCAGCAACGGCAGTAGGTAAGGAGAAAGTATTTGGTATGATTGAGAGTTATGATCCGAAGACGGGCATGCTCAAGATGACCAAAATCTCAGAAGATTCTAATATCCAAAAGGATGATGAGATCATCTCCTCCGGAATTATTAACAATTTTCCGAAGTACATGAGGATTGGGAAAGTGAAGAGTGTCGAGAAAAGTGAGTATGGTTTAACAAAAACAGCTACAATTGAGCCATATGCAAGTTTCCTTGATTGGAAAGAGCTGATTGTCATTATCCCGCCTGAGGTAAAAGAATAA
- the radC gene encoding DNA repair protein RadC has translation MESPQYMMRDIPQEERPRERMMEYGAGALSHAELLAILLRTGTRQESAVHMAQRILAEAGGIRSLMDLSLEELTTMKGIGNAKAVQLKAGIELGHRIAKSRLTQSTSIRTPRDAADILIEQLRYLQKEHFVCLFLNSKNHIIAQETLSMGSLNASIVHPREVFRAAIKCSSASIVCAHNHPSGDPTPSPEDIQITKRLIEAGAIVGIDVLDHIIIGDGTYVSLKEKGLV, from the coding sequence ATGGAGTCGCCTCAATACATGATGCGCGACATCCCCCAGGAAGAACGCCCGAGAGAACGCATGATGGAATACGGGGCGGGCGCTTTAAGCCATGCTGAATTGCTGGCAATTTTACTTCGAACAGGCACAAGACAGGAATCCGCGGTGCATATGGCACAGCGGATTCTGGCCGAAGCGGGTGGCATTCGCTCGTTGATGGATTTGAGTCTGGAAGAACTGACCACGATGAAAGGGATTGGCAATGCCAAGGCTGTGCAATTGAAAGCTGGCATTGAGCTGGGTCATCGAATTGCCAAGAGCAGACTCACACAGTCAACTTCAATTCGTACACCGCGTGATGCAGCTGATATCCTGATCGAACAATTGCGTTACTTGCAAAAAGAACATTTTGTGTGTCTCTTTTTGAATAGCAAAAATCATATTATTGCCCAGGAAACACTCTCCATGGGCAGCCTTAACGCTTCGATTGTACATCCGCGTGAAGTGTTCCGGGCTGCCATCAAATGCAGCAGCGCATCTATTGTGTGCGCACACAACCATCCGAGCGGTGATCCTACGCCCAGTCCGGAGGATATCCAAATAACCAAGAGACTGATTGAAGCAGGTGCTATTGTTGGCATTGACGTGCTTGATCATATTATTATCGGAGATGGAACGTACGTAAGTTTGAAGGAGAAGGGCTTAGTATAA
- a CDS encoding rod shape-determining protein, which yields MFGGFTKDLGIDLGTANTLVYVRGKGIVVREPSVVAIRTDTKSIEAVGEAAKKMIGRTPGNIRAIRPMKDGVIADFDTTATMIKYFIREAQKQRSMFQRHPNVMVCVPSGITAVEQRAVEDATKQAGAREAYTIEEPFAAAIGADLPVWEPTGSMVVDIGGGTTEVAVISLGGIVTSRSVRVAGDEMDESVIQYIKRQYNLMIGERTSEQLKMDIGSAMPLEQVETMEIRGRDLVTGLPKTITITSDEISEALADTVNAIVEAVKVTLEKCPPELAADIMDRGIVLTGGGALLRNLDKLLAGETGMPVIVAENPLDCVAIGTGKALENIHLFKSRSSSAVRSKR from the coding sequence ATGTTTGGTGGTTTTACGAAAGATTTGGGTATTGACTTGGGGACAGCAAATACGTTGGTTTATGTACGAGGAAAAGGAATTGTGGTGCGCGAACCTTCGGTTGTCGCTATACGCACAGATACAAAAAGCATTGAGGCAGTAGGTGAAGCCGCCAAAAAAATGATTGGACGTACACCAGGTAACATTCGTGCCATTCGTCCAATGAAAGATGGCGTTATCGCTGACTTTGATACAACGGCAACAATGATCAAATATTTCATCCGTGAGGCACAGAAACAACGCTCCATGTTCCAACGTCATCCAAACGTGATGGTATGTGTACCATCCGGGATCACGGCAGTAGAACAACGTGCGGTTGAAGATGCAACGAAACAGGCTGGAGCACGTGAAGCCTATACAATTGAAGAGCCTTTTGCAGCTGCAATTGGTGCAGATTTGCCTGTATGGGAACCAACAGGTAGTATGGTTGTCGATATTGGTGGCGGTACAACGGAAGTGGCTGTTATCTCTCTTGGTGGGATTGTTACGAGCCGTTCGGTTCGCGTAGCAGGTGACGAGATGGATGAATCCGTTATCCAGTACATCAAACGTCAATACAATCTGATGATCGGTGAGCGTACATCGGAGCAGTTGAAGATGGACATCGGATCGGCAATGCCATTGGAGCAAGTAGAAACGATGGAAATTCGTGGACGTGACCTCGTTACAGGTCTGCCGAAGACCATTACGATTACTTCTGACGAGATCAGCGAAGCATTGGCTGATACGGTGAATGCAATTGTTGAAGCGGTAAAAGTAACGCTCGAAAAATGCCCACCTGAACTCGCGGCCGATATCATGGATCGTGGAATCGTTCTTACAGGTGGTGGGGCGCTTCTGCGCAATCTGGACAAGCTTCTGGCTGGTGAAACAGGAATGCCTGTCATTGTGGCCGAGAACCCGCTGGATTGTGTGGCGATCGGAACAGGTAAAGCGCTAGAGAATATTCATTTGTTCAAAAGCAGAAGCAGTTCGGCAGTTCGTTCCAAACGTTAA
- a CDS encoding DUF4321 domain-containing protein, translating into MKKNFGMLLLFLLLGWMAGAWIAKALQPVKAVAFLTKATTIRWSPQADLDIISYDISLQFQMSLLSLIGMIAAVWLYRRL; encoded by the coding sequence ATGAAAAAAAACTTCGGCATGTTATTGCTGTTTCTGCTGCTCGGCTGGATGGCCGGAGCGTGGATCGCCAAGGCACTGCAGCCTGTTAAGGCAGTAGCCTTTCTTACGAAAGCCACGACCATACGTTGGTCACCGCAGGCTGATCTTGATATTATCAGTTATGATATTTCACTTCAATTTCAAATGAGCCTTCTGAGTCTGATCGGTATGATTGCCGCTGTGTGGCTGTATCGCAGACTGTAG
- a CDS encoding SPOR domain-containing protein, whose protein sequence is MSNARMTFRFGDHESDKPGNKRSSASSPLVTLSEEVPHNQPLTPKQMDATPSWTPEDIPGDWGETVLTSSTVPEPDERVSPDSNLNLDAPHYLGNRSGYGYDNYSEDPEEERRHLSYAQDDLGHDWLADSENYSYKRNRPPRGWKMIGSVTGALVTGALFGMVILSFFNKEGAVKPGDLLPANQAVSTVTGQEGAAGTAQQQTAATGSTYYALQYGVFSSPERAEQAKLELAQAGIAAGSDPEDGNRVYAGISADREEAKLLSSRLKAQGVELYVKEIVNPEINPAIFGGKQEDVQLFFTNSSALVEQLSTLSIQQLGQSAPTAVSAETMTAIQNKHQSWLTGLNSLSPGLTAEVQPIVGGMEKSMNDAITAIAEYNKNPDDVHMWSVQSDLMEYVLQQKKWLEAIKQ, encoded by the coding sequence GTGAGCAATGCTAGAATGACGTTTCGCTTCGGGGATCATGAGTCGGACAAGCCTGGAAACAAGAGGAGTTCCGCGTCCAGTCCATTGGTGACGTTAAGTGAAGAAGTACCGCATAATCAACCGCTAACGCCTAAACAGATGGATGCAACCCCATCATGGACGCCTGAGGATATCCCCGGAGACTGGGGAGAGACGGTGCTTACAAGCTCTACTGTACCTGAACCTGACGAGCGGGTGAGCCCTGATTCGAACTTGAACTTGGATGCACCCCATTATTTGGGGAACCGTTCCGGCTACGGTTATGATAATTATTCAGAAGATCCGGAGGAAGAGCGTCGCCATCTGTCTTATGCCCAGGATGATCTGGGCCACGACTGGCTTGCAGATTCCGAGAACTATTCCTATAAGCGCAATCGCCCTCCAAGGGGCTGGAAAATGATTGGTTCTGTCACTGGGGCGCTTGTTACCGGAGCACTTTTTGGCATGGTTATTCTTTCATTTTTTAATAAAGAAGGAGCCGTCAAGCCAGGTGATCTTCTGCCCGCCAATCAGGCAGTTTCCACAGTGACTGGTCAGGAGGGGGCTGCAGGTACAGCGCAGCAACAGACAGCGGCGACTGGCAGCACGTATTATGCACTTCAATACGGCGTGTTCAGTTCTCCTGAACGAGCTGAGCAGGCTAAGCTTGAGCTGGCTCAGGCAGGTATAGCGGCAGGGTCTGATCCTGAAGATGGCAATCGAGTATATGCAGGCATTTCGGCTGATCGTGAAGAGGCCAAGCTACTTAGCTCCAGGCTAAAAGCTCAGGGAGTCGAACTGTATGTCAAGGAGATTGTGAACCCTGAGATCAATCCGGCTATATTCGGTGGCAAGCAAGAGGATGTGCAGCTTTTCTTCACAAACAGTTCTGCACTGGTCGAACAATTGTCTACCTTGTCCATTCAGCAGTTGGGACAATCCGCACCGACAGCAGTCTCTGCAGAAACGATGACCGCGATTCAGAATAAGCACCAGTCATGGTTAACCGGTTTGAATAGCCTCTCACCCGGCCTGACTGCGGAGGTACAACCTATTGTTGGTGGAATGGAGAAATCAATGAACGATGCAATAACGGCTATTGCAGAGTACAACAAGAACCCGGATGATGTGCACATGTGGTCCGTGCAGTCTGATCTGATGGAATATGTACTACAGCAGAAAAAATGGCTCGAAGCGATTAAGCAGTAA
- a CDS encoding nucleoside triphosphate pyrophosphatase, whose translation MDNTKQRPIILASTSPRRKELIASLHLAFDVIPSHANEDTPPEWTPEQTVQELALRKALAVYRGLEGREQDSIIVGSDTVVVLDGEILGKPVDEADAERMLSRLQGRVHRVFTGVACIDAGNGQSLVHYRQTDVTMKELSDATIRAYVKTGEPSDKAGSYAIQGIGASLIDRIEGCYFNVVGLPLSLLSDMLDGFGVHVLPRT comes from the coding sequence TTGGATAACACAAAGCAGCGCCCTATTATTCTGGCCTCCACATCGCCTCGGCGCAAAGAACTGATCGCATCACTCCACCTAGCGTTTGATGTAATACCAAGTCATGCCAATGAAGATACACCACCAGAGTGGACACCTGAACAGACGGTACAGGAGCTTGCTTTGCGTAAGGCGCTTGCCGTGTATCGCGGGCTTGAAGGCCGCGAGCAGGATTCCATTATTGTTGGCAGTGACACTGTTGTTGTTCTGGATGGTGAGATTCTAGGCAAACCTGTAGACGAAGCGGATGCTGAACGTATGTTATCCCGGCTGCAGGGCCGTGTACATCGGGTGTTTACGGGCGTCGCTTGTATTGATGCGGGCAATGGACAGTCGTTAGTTCATTACCGCCAGACCGATGTCACAATGAAAGAACTGTCGGATGCAACCATCCGTGCTTATGTGAAGACAGGTGAGCCTTCAGACAAGGCGGGATCTTATGCCATTCAGGGCATTGGCGCTTCACTGATCGACCGTATTGAAGGATGTTATTTTAATGTGGTTGGCTTGCCGCTATCCTTGCTAAGTGACATGTTGGACGGGTTCGGCGTACATGTGTTGCCACGAACTTGA